In the Cololabis saira isolate AMF1-May2022 chromosome 7, fColSai1.1, whole genome shotgun sequence genome, one interval contains:
- the grxcr1a gene encoding glutaredoxin domain-containing cysteine-rich protein 1, translated as MEGTVLLPGQEKPQKRVRFRVASGNSGRVLKEMFKDEGPSDSLDSDCTSSSEAERASTPSTAGDAQLPYPNPFGYLGSELDHSEGEPDDLLVYAGATKDWMFTTKRINILSKNGTVRGVKHKVSAGQTLFESLPNTNSVDFSLEFGRIVIYTTSFRVVRTTFERCELVRKIFQNHRVKFLERNIALDIEYGKELEERCKRVGEPFSLPVVFIDGHYFGGAEKILGMNESGELQDLLTRIERVQHPQTCQTCGGFAFIPCQVCHGSKMSVFRNCFTDSFKALKCTSCNENGLQACVRCSQ; from the exons ATggaggggacagtgctgctgcCAGGACAGGAGAAGCCACAGAAGCGGGTGAGGTTCCGCGTGGCTTCGGGAAACAGTGGCCGGGTGCTGAAGGAGATGTTCAAAGATGAGGGGCCCTCTGACTCCTTGGATTCAGACTGCACGAGCAGCTCTGAGGCCGAGCGAGCCAGCACGCCCTCCACGGCAGGAGATGCACAACTCCCGTATCCAAACCCCTTTGGATACCTGGGCTCGGAGCTGGACCACAGCGAGGGCGAGCCCGACGACCTGCTCGTGTACGCCGGGGCCACCAAGGACTGGATGTTCACCACCAAGAGGATCAACATCCTCAGTAAAAATGGGACCGTGAGAGGGGTCAAGCACAAAGTCAGCGCAGGTCAGACGCTGTTTGAAAGCCTTCCTAATACCAACAGT GTGGACTTCTCACTTGAGTTCGGGCGGATAGTGATCTACACCACGAGTTTCCGAGTGGTGAGGACGACGTTCGAGCGGTGCGAGCTGGTCCGAAAGATCTTCCAGAACCACAGGGTGAAGTTCCTGGAAAGGAACATCGCCCTGGACATCGAGTACGGGAAGGAGTTGGAGGAGAGGTGCAAACGTGTGGGCGAACCTTTTTCATTACCGGTCGTGTTCATTGACGGACACTACTTTGGG GGTGCTGAGAAAATACTTGGCATGAATGAATCAGGAGAGCTGCAAGATCTTCTGACAAGAATTGAG AGGGTACAGCATCCCCAGACGTGCCAGACCTGCGGGGGCTTCGCCTTCATCCCCTGCCAAGTGTGCCATGGTAGCAAGATGTCCGTGTTTCGCAACTGCTTCACGGATTCTTTCAAAGCCCTCAAGTGCACTTCCTGCAATGAGAACGGCCTGCAGGCCTGTGTGCGCTGCAGCCAGTGA